The Cycloclasticus sp. genomic sequence CCCTGTCATACGGCGTTGAATTAAGGGTACCATTGCGTAAACGGCACCTGAACCACCTTTTGAAAACAAGCCGCACAAAATGGTAGAAGCGACGACTAGAGAAACCGCCCAAGTTTCACTGACTTGACCTAATAATAAGAAGGTGAGGGTGATACCTGAAAATAAAATAACAAGAGATTTTTTTCGGCCGATCTTATCGCTCAACATGCCGCCCCCTGGGCGGGCGACTAAATTCATTACGGGGTAAATGGCCGCTAAAAGTCCTGCTGTAATAGGGGATAAACCAAACATATCGATATAAAACAAAGGCAACATTGAAACCAATGCTAATTCAGAACCAAATGTCACCATATAAGCCAAGTCTAAAATAGCGACTTGTTTGAACTGGTAACGAAATAAATCAGGTACTTCTTTAGTGAATATATCTTTGTTAACGCGAATGATTTGTACGACTTGGTATAGGTACACGGCGGCAATTGAACCGTATGCAATTAATTCCATTTGCTCAGTCAGCCAACCCATACCAGTAGGTGAAAGCTTCCAAGTTAATAGGGCAAGAGCAGCATATATTGGCATGCTCATAAGAATATAAAGAACGAGGTCGCCCTTGCTGGTGACTTCCATGCCACCTACCTTTTTAGGTTTGAAGTAAGTAGAACCTTTAGGTGTGTCCGTCACGCTAAAGTAGTAAAAGATACCATACACAAAAGCAATAACGGCTGTAATGCTTAAAGCATAGCGCCAACCGTCTTCACCGCCCAACCATAGCGCCAACGCAGGTAGAGCCATTGCTGAAGCGGCTGAACCAAAGTTACCCCAGCCACCGTAAATACCTTGTGCTATACCTGTTTGTCTTGCAGGGAACCATTCACCAATCATGCGAATACCCACCACAAAGCCGGCGCCAACAAAACCGAGTAAGAAACGTGCTAAGGCAAGTTGTTCAAATGTTTGCGCCCATGCAAAGAAGAGGCATAAAAAGCTGGATAGTACTAAAATTCCTGAGAACATCCGGCGTGGCCCAAAACTATCGACCATCATGCCAACGATGATGCGTGCAGGTATGGTTAAAGCGACGTTTAATATAAGGAGTACGGAAACTTCTTGGCTTGTTAAGTTGAATACGTCACGAATAACAGACATTAAAGGCGCATGGTTAAACCAGACCATAAAACTAATAAAGAATGCGAACCAAGTCGTGTGTAGAATGCGAATATTACCTTTAAAAGATAATAACTTTAATTTTTGCGTCATTGCCATAAATCCCTGTTGAATAGAATATTTAGTGTAAAGCAATAGCTGTGCCAAATTCTTATCTGCTTGTTTTTCCGGAAGTTTATTCGATAATTTAGGTCGAAATTCCTCATTACGCACCAAAATGTTGCGCTGTTAATTTATACTGCACCGCAATAAGGCGAGATATTGATTGTGATGCGCGGGCGGATAAGAAGTTTTGGGTTATTAATATATATATCAGTATGTTATGGGTCAACGTATCTGTTGGCATACAACGTGCTAGAACCAAATGAAACTATGAATAAAAACTGGAAGAAATAAAGCATGAGTGATAAAAAACAATTGGTTGTTATTGGCAATGGCATGGTGGGTCATAAGTTCCTACAGTCCATGACGCAAAGTGAGGCTATGCAAGATTATGAAATTACGACTTTTTGTGAAGAGACACGTCTTGCCTATGACCGTGTTCAACTAACGTCATATTTTAATGGTAAGACTGAAGATGATTTGTCACTTGTTGAGCCTGGTTTTTTTGAAGACAACAATATTACAGTCCACATGGGTGACCGTGCTTCGACCATTGATCGCAAAAGTAAAACGGTTACATCTGAAAACGGTATCAGTATTTCTTATGACAAAATCGTTTTAGCGACGGGTTCTTTTCCTTTTGTACCGCCGATTCCTGGCCATGAAAGAGATAATTGTTTTGTCTACCGTACGATCGATGACTTAATTGATATCACTAAAGCCGGTGAACAATCCAAGGTGGGTGTTGTTATTGGTGGTGGTTTGTTAGGGCTGGAGGCAGCAAAAGCGCTAAAGGACCTTGGTTTGAAAACTCATGTTGTTGAGTTTGCACCTCGCTTGATGGCTGTGCAGATTGATGATGGTGCTGGAGCAGTTTTACGCAAGAAGATTGAAGAGCTAGATGTAAGCGTTCATACGCAAAAAAATACCCAAGGCATTGTTGATGGTGAAGAATGCGTTCATCGCATGAACTTTGCAGATGGCACGCACATTGAAACAGACGTTATTTTGTTTTCAGCGGGTATTCGCCCTCGTGATGATATTGCCCGCGATTGTGGTTTAACATTGGGTGAGCGAGGCGGTATCGTTGTTGATGATAACTGCCGTACGTCGGATGAAGATATCTATGCGATCGGTGAGTGTGCCTTATGGGAGGGTAAGATCTTTGGTCTTGTAGCGCCAGGCTATCAAATGGCTCAAGTGACAGCTGATCAGCTGTCTTCGAAAGAGAACAGTTTTACCGGTGCAGATATGAGCACCAAGTTGAAATTGATGGGTGTGGATGTGGCCAGTATTGGTGATGCACACGCAGCAACCGAAAAAGCCAAGGTTTATACTTATGTTAACGGCGCTGACGATGTGTATAAAAAAATCGTTGTTAGTGAAGATAATACTCGTTTACTAGGTGCTGTATTGATTGGCGACACCGTCGATTATGGTAATTTATTACAACTCAAGCTGAATGATATTCCGCTACCGGAATATCCAGACGCGCTTATTTTACCGCAGCGCGACGGTTCTGGCGCAACGGGTTTAGGTGTGGAAGCCTTACCTGATGCAGCACAAATTTGTTCGTGTTTTGATGTATCAAAAGGCGCTTTGTGTCAGGCAGTATCAGACGGTGCGACGACAATGGGTGCTCTTAAAGAGTGTACTAACGCAACAACCGGTTGTGGTGGTTGTACTGCTCTAGTCGGACAAGTTCTGAACAAAGAACTAGAAAAACTAGGCATGGATGTTAACACTGACCTGTGTGAGCATTTTGCCTACACTCGTCAGGAAATGTATCACCTTGTACGTGTTGGTGGCATTAAAACGTTTGATGAAATGATTGAAAAACACGGCAAAGGTCATGGCTGCGATATTTGTAAGCCGACAACGGCGTCCATTTTGGCGTCTTGCTGGAATGATTATGTGTTAGAAACGCCTCATGCTGGTTTACAAGACACGAATGATCGTTACCTTGCTAATATTCAAAAAAATGGCACGTACTCCATTGTTCCTCGTATTGCCGGTGGTGAAATTACGCCAGACAAGTTGATCGTTTTGGGTGAAGTGGGCAAAAAATATAATTTGTACACTAAAATTACCGGCGGTCAACGTGTGGATTTATTTGGCGCTCGCCAAGAAGAGCTTCCGCTTATTTGGAAAGAACTTGTCGATGCAGGTTTTGAAACGGGTCATGCTTATGGTAAATCACTGCGTACCGTTAAGTCATGCGTTGGTAGTACATGGTGTCGTTACGGTGTTGCTGATAGCGTTACTACCGCCATTGAATTAGAAAATCGTTACAAGGGTTTACGCTCTCCACATAAATTAAAATTTGCTGTGTCAGGTTGTACGCGTGAATGTGCCGAAGCGCAAAGTAAAGACGTGGGCATTATTGCTACTGAAAACGGCTGGAATTTATATTTATGTGGTAACGGCGGCATGAAGCCAAGGCACGCAGACTTGTTTGCAACGGGGCTTGATTACGAGACGATGATCAAATATATCGACCGTTTCTTGATGTTTTACGTTAAAACGGCAGACCGCTTACAACGTACATCTACCTGGATGATGAATTTAGAAGGTGGCTTAGATTATCTGCGTGAAGTGGTAATCGAAGATTCACTGGGCTTGGCTGAAACCTTTGAAGATGAGATGCAAACGGTTATCGATACCTACCAATGCGAATGGAAAACAACGGTTGAAAATGAAGAGAAATCTAAATCATTTAACGCCTTTGTAAACTCTGATAAAGGCGATAGCCAAATCGTATTTGTTCCAGAGCGTGACCAAATACGTCCTGCGCGTAAAGAAGAAATGACAGCGCAACTAAATTAAGCGATAACAAACGGATGAATACTCAAATGGCTAATGAATTGAATAATAATGAAGTTGATGTCTGCGCGTTAACGGACCTCACCGAAAATGCAGGTACAGCGGCACTTGTGGATGACGTGCAAATCGCTTTGTTTTACGTTAAACGAACACAGCAAGTGTTTGCCTTAGACAACTATGACCCTTTTAGTGAAGCGAATGTGATATCTCGTGGCATCATAGGCAGTGTTGGTGATGACCTTGTTGTGGCTTCACCAATCTACAAACAGCACTTCAAGCTCGAAACTGGACAGTGCATTGAAGATGAAGATGTTTCCATTGCAGCTTATAAAGCACAAATAGTAAATGGCCGAGTGATAATCGGCTTAGCAAGTTAACGAGGATTGAGACAATGACACCAATGTATTACACACTTGACGTTTTTACCGATGACATTTTTCAAGGCGCACAGATAGCGGTTTTTCCAAATGCAGAGGGGTTATCTGAAGAAAAATTAGGCCGTATTGCCAATGAACTAAATTTGTCAGAGACGGTATTTATTTATCCACTAGACAAAAACGAAAATGAATTTAAAGTACGGATTTTCTCACCAATGGGTGAAGTGGACTTTGCGGGTCACCCAATTTTAGCGATAGCAAATGTACTAGCAGAAACCGGACAAATTACGCTAGAGGGTGCTTATACCAGCATGCTTCTAAAGCAAAACAATCAAGATGTTGTAGCTAATATTTCAATGGATGACGAAGGGAAACGTTTTGTTCAGTTCACACTTCAAAGTACGCCAGTAGTTGACCGCTTTACACCGCCAGGTAGCGAATTGGCTAATTTATTGTCAATTGATGAAAGAGATATTGACCATACGCAGTACCATACTCGTTTAGTTTCCAGTGGTTTGCCTTATTTAATTGTCCCACTAAAGTCACAAGAAGCCGTTCGCAAAGCTCGTTTTGATGTTAAAGCATGGGGTGAATCCAGTGCACCTGCTATGGCAGCACAAGAAATTTTTGTTTTCAGTGCAAAAACTGATTCAAGTGATAGTAACTTCCATGGACGTTTACTTGGCCCAAGTGTTGGTGACCATGAAGATCCTCCAATTGGCTCAGTAATGCCTGCATTTACTGGCTATTTAGCATCGCACGAGCACGTGAGAGAAGGTACGTACAGTTTTGCTATTGATCGAGGTACGTTAGAAACGCGTAGAAGCCTTCTACATATTGAGATGGACAAACGAACAGGGCGACCAATAACACTTAGGGTTGGTGGTGATTCAGTATTCGTTAGCAAAAATGAATTATTAATGAGTTAAGTGGAACTCAAATATGCTATTCGGACGTCACAAAAAGAACCCTATCAAGATGGTCGACAAAAAAGTCGACAAATGGACCTATGCGACATGTGGTTATTGCTCAGTAGGTTGTTCAATTGAAATAGGTACAAATGCCGACGGTAAAGTTGTCGGTTCAAGAGGAGTTGGTGGAGCAGATGTTAATCGCGGCAAACTTTGCGTAAAAGGCATATTCGAACACGAGGTTTTTGGCTCATCGGGCAGGGGTGATGAACCGCTCATTCGCGATAGTATTCAAGAAGATTACCGTAAAACTGATTGGGATAATGCTGCCACTGTGATGGCTAGCAATATCAACCGTATTCAAGAAACACATGGTCGCGACTCGTTTGCAGTTGTATCAACCGGCCAGTTGTTAACAGAAGAATTTTATACCTTAGGTAAATTAACCCGAGGTGTTATCGGCACAAATAATTACGATGGCAACACAACCTTGTGTATGGCATCGGCTGTATCAGGTTATAAGCGCTCATTTGGTTCAGATGGCCCACCGGGCTGTTACGAAGATTTTGAATACACCGAGTGTCTGATGGCTTGGGGTTCGAACTTGCCTGAACAACATCCCATTATTTATTGGCGCTTACAAGAAGCGCGCGAAAAACGTGATTTCCCGTTAATTGTTGTTGATCCACGTGTCACCATGCTGGCACAAAAAGCCGATATACACTTGGCGATCACACCGGGTACGGACGTGGTGCTTCAGAATGCCTTAATGTATGTTATTTTGACCGAAGGCCTAGAAGACCGTCATTACATTGATGCAAATACGGTAGGGCTGGAAGAGCTAGAAGCAGAAGTACAGAATTTTGATCCAACGACTGCGGCGGCCATTTGTGGTATTGATGAAGATACCATCCGTAGCGTTGCACGTATTTATGCAAAAGCCGGTTCTGCGATGAGTATTTGGACGATGGGTATTAACCAAAGTACACACGGCTCAGACGGCGTTGTCGGTATTAATAATTTAAATTTGATTACTGGCAATGTGGGTAAAAAAGGCGGTACAAGCTTGTCTATTACCGGACAGTGCAATGCCATGGGCACGCGTGAATGGTCATCATGTTCCGGTTTGCCCGGTTACCGTGCCCTTGAAAAAGAAGAAGACCGCAAAGAAATAGGTGAGTTTTGGAATGTAGACCCGGACTTTTTTCCGACGAAAAGAGGCCTTGCTCAAACCGATATATTTTCTGCGATAGAAACCGGTCAAATCAAAGGGATGTGGTTGGTGGCGACGAACCCAATGACATCAATGCCCAATACCGAGCGTACTCGTAAAATACTTGAAAAGCTCGACTTCTTAGTGGTTCAAGACAGCTACGCTGATGTCGAAACGACGCAATATGCTCATCTTTACCTTCCAGCGGCAACGTGGGCGGAAAAAGAGGGTGTTTTTACTAATACAGAGCGCCGTGTGAATATTGTTCGTAAAGCAACGAAGACGTACGGTAATTCGAAATCAGATTTTGATATATTTAACCTATTGGCGAAGCACTTTGCAGCTAGCGAAAAGATGAATTTCCCAGATAAGCCGGCAGATGCTTTTGAAGAAATGAAAGCGCTTTCTAAAGGACGCTTAGTTGATATTTCAGGTATGAATCACGATCTAATTGAAAAGCAACGTGGTATCCAGTGGCCTTACACAGAAGAGCAAGCCAATAAAGGCGAGGTGCCGCCCAAAGGTGGGAAGCGTTTATATACAGAGCCCGCTACATTCCGTCATGCTGATGGTATGGCAAAGCTGATACCGTTGCCCTTTATTAATAATAACGAAGTGCCGGATGAGAAGTTCCCCTTTTGGCTAAATACAGGCCGTTTGGTAGAGCACTTCCACACGCGCACTAAAACAGGCAAATTAAGTAATACGAATAAGTACAGCCCCATTCCGTTTATGGAAATAAACCCTGATGCCGCGAGCGATCTTGGGATCAGGCAAGGGGAGTATGTTCGCTGTATATCACGGCGCGGTGACGCGGTAGTGATGGCTATGTTAACGCAGCGCGTACCCAGGAATATGGTGTTTATTCCATTCCATTATTTTGACTGTGTCAATCGCTTAACACTTGGGCTGTTAGACCCACATTCGCGCCAACCAGCGTATAAACAATCTGCCATTACGATTGAAAGATTAGAAGATCAACAAGCAGCTGCGCAGCTTAATATGGAAATGCGCAGCTTTTAATAGCTAGGTAAAAAACCAATACCCTTATGTTTGAAGTTAGAAGTGATGAACCAAAGTATGCGTTTCTTTGGGATAAAGAGACGAAAGCAAAAAACCTATATGGCGACTCCATTGAGTTAACGTCAGATGAGGACGATTTGCATGGCGTTAGTTTAAATATCAATGGCGATGCAGCCTTAGGTGAAAATCCAAATCGCTATAAGCAGCATGGTTTTTACCTAAATGCTGATAATTGCATTGGTTGCCACGCTTGTGAAGCAGCCTGTAGTGAAAAAAATGACAACCCCGGGCATATTGCGTTTCGTTCCGTAGGTTATGTAGAAGGTGGTACCTATCCAGAGTATCAGCGTCTGAATATATCAATGGCGTGTAACCATTGTGACGACCCTGTTTGCTTAAAAGGCTGCCCAACGCGCGCGTATACAAAATATGCCGAGTATGGCGCGGTACTGCAAGACCCAGATATTTGTTTTGGTTGTGGTTATTGCACATGGGTTTGTCCATACAACGCACCGCAACTTGACCCTGTTAAGGGTGAGGTCAGCAAATGTAATATGTGTGTAGATCGTTTGGAAGTAGGACTCAAACCCGCTTGTGTATCGGCCTGCTTGGGTAACGCACTTGACTTTGGTGTGATCGAAAATGTGCCAGAAAACCGTGCCGAGTGCAAAACAGAAATCCCTGGATTTCCAACGACAGACATCACGCACCCAAACATTCGTTTTCAGCAATCACGCCAAAATAAGCGTGAAATGACACGCACGGATTCAATGCCACTTAAGTATCACAAAGATGAAGAGGCGGGCAAATACAAACCGGTAGTTGACGAAAAGCACGGGCTTGAAAAGCAGTGGAACTGGCGAGCTTTGTTGATGACGCATGAAAGCTCCCACGTGATTTTTACACTCGCAACGCAGGCTATTTTAGGTGCATTTTTGATGTTGGTGTTGGGTCATATGACAGGTTCTGACGCCGTATTAGCAATTCAATCATCCAGTGCCTATATGCCATTATTGGTTGTTATGACTATAGTGCTGACGGTTGGGCTTTATAAATTGAATATGCATTTAGGTAAACCGCATCGTTTTTATCGTGGCTTTTACAACTTACGTCATTCACCAGTAAGCCGTGAGATTGCGGGTGTCAGCCTGTTTTATACCAGTTTGCTAGGGTTTGTTTTTTTTAGCTTTTTTGAAGTCGATATATTCATCGCTTTATTCGCTATATTAGGTGTGGTCAGTGGACCATTAGGTTTGTTTTATATGTACAAACTTTACCGCATTAAAGCGCGACCTTTTTGGGATCACTGGCAAACAGCAACTTCTTTTGTCGGCACTTGTTTTAGTTTAGGTGCTCTGGTTATTGGATTAGTGGTGCTGGTTGATGGCTCGCTTGTGGACTCATTTTATACAAGCTTAGTCGTATTGCTATTAGTGGGGCTTTCACTCGAAGCTATTGGACACATCGCCCACGCGAATGACCTTCAAGGAGGCGAAGGCGAAGGCAGTGCTTCTTGGTATTTACAAACAACGCGATTTGCATGGCCGTACATTATCAGTAATGTATTACTGGGCGTATCCATTGTGGCGACTTGTTTCTTAATTGACTCGCCATCGTCAGTCATTGGCTGGGGTATGCTGACGGTATCCTTATTAGCAACGGCGGTTATCAGGCGTTCATTGTTTTTTGCATTGGTAATTCCAACCACCATGCCTGGTGCATTCTTTTGGAAAAATAAAGGTTTCGAGGAACATGCGAAGGAAACGGGTTTAGCCAATATGCAACAGGTAGGCGTTCAATATGAGCAGCACCGTAGTTTCAAGCTTGGTGAATTAATAGAAACCATTAAAACAACCACAGCTAAAGAAGCGATTGACCAAGTGAAAGGGATTTTTGATTGGAAATCTGTTAAATAGGGTAAAAGCTTTAATGTATTTCTAATACGCTTACTGGGTATTTCCCTGTGTTAGAGACGAATAATTGTAAGCGACTTAAACGAGAAACAATATAACGCACAATAGGTTATTACTAGCGTGCAAACTTTTTAAATCCGACTATCAAGCTTAGTCGGAGTCTTGTTTTTTTGTAATCCGTCGAGCGGTTGTCGTTGCCTTAAACTTGGTTTTTTTTGCTATAAACTTATTAAATAAGTTGAACTTACATTTAGATTTCTTGCCGAACGAGCACATTAACAAGCTTTAGGAGGTGTCTCATGGGTACCACAGTGGAGCGTCATACTCATCCACATGTTGAAGAAGGGGTTAGTCATTTTTGGGAGAATCACCATAGGGTGAATATTGAATTCGCCAAATATGCCGGGTTTGCTCTGGTTGCTTTGGGTGTAATCGGTATACCTTATGCTGGCGAACAGTTCCTCATGTTTGTCTTAACACCCTTACAAAATGCAGGTCATATAGTGGCAGGTATGGTGCTAATCGGCTCAGTTGTATTGTTTGATAGTTCATTCGCACGATTGGCAAACCAAGTGGTTGGACCACTTTGCATGATTTTGGCTGCATATGGTTTATCTGGAATGACTCCTGCTACAGAGTTATTAAATTTAAATATGGGTGAAATCTTATTTTACATGTTTTTTGGTCTATTAACGGCATACATTGGCTGGGGTAAAGACCTATCCCATTTAAAACATTGGTGGCCATAGAGTAAAAAAATAACTGTAAATACTAATCAAGCCCCTTGTTTTTCAAGGGGCTTTTTTAATGAATTGAGAACACTATCTGCTAGCCCCAATAGTGTTTCTATATTGAGACAAAATTCCTTATGTGCAAGAGGGATGTCTTTCATATCACCCATCCGGAGAGATATTTCAAGTTGTTTTGACGATAATTTAAGTAACGGTGTTCCACAATATGCGGCAGATCCATGTACTTTATGAACAATCTCGGCAGCATCTTTATAGCTACTTTGTTTAACCAATTTAGAAACGCTATCGTTTTGTTTAGCCAATTCACTGAAAAATTTCTCAAGCATTAGGAGCATGAATACGGGGTCTGCATTCATGCTAGCTTTAGCTATGTCATAATCAAAAGGTTTGTTTGACAGACATGAGCGACTATTTTTTTGTGAGGATACGAAGGGTTGCGTTTCGCGATCGTGTTCATTGAGAAGCTGCTCAATCAATGTAAAAAATTGAACTTGGTCAATGGGCTTTATTAGATAGCCATCAAATGAGCTTATGTGGTGTGCTTTTTCTTCCCCTGATGTAATGTGAGCAGTGATAGCGACGGCGGGCGTTTTATAGTTCGGTTTTGTCGGTTTGTTGCGAATCTCAAACAACACTTCATTGCCCATTTTTAAGGGCATTCTTAAGTCCAATAGCATTAAGTCAAAGTCCTGCTGGTTAGCTAAATCAAGGGCTTGTTGCCCATCATTTACACAAGTAACGTTGGCATGTTGACGTTCTAATAAATTACTTAGTAACAAGCGGTTTATTTCATTGTCATCAGCAACTAATATTTTCTTTGCTGTTAAGTCAGGTAAGGGTGCAATATAGCTGCTAGGCCGACTCATTATGCTATAGCTGTCTTTAACATTAGTGAACGGTAAGGTAAACGTAAAGGTAGATCCTTGGCCTATTTTACTTTTGACATCAATTGTTCCATGAAGAGCATCAATAATTCGTTTGGTAATGACGAGCCCTAAACCTGTGCCTTGCCCACTGGTGAGGTTGCTGAGTTGAGAATACTCTTTGAAAAGTTGTTGGATATTCTCTTCAGTGATTCCAATACCACGATCGCAAATACTTATTTCTAGCTGATTGTTTTTTATTGGGCTAATCTTCAACAGGATAGTGACAGTCGAATGCTGACTGAATTTGATAGCATTGCCAATAAGGTTGGTGAGTATTTGGCCAAACTTTACGCAATCTTGGTTAATAAAATCAGGTGCATTATTATCATGTTGGTAGTCAAGTGTTACCCCGTTTTGATCAGCCTGAGTAGATAAAAGTAGTAAGGTATCTTCGATGGTTTTTTTGAGTTGGAAATTACTTTTATTGATAATAATTTTACCGGCTTCAAGTTGGGCAAAATCAAGTACTTCATTGATGATAGTGTGCAGGTTCTTTGATGAAAGATGTGAGGCGTTAACTAACTTAATTTGATCGTTATCGAGTTCAGTTTTTTGAATAATTTCGAGAAAGCCGATGATCCCATTTAATGGAGTGCGTATTTCGTGACTGATATGTGAAATAAAACGTGACTTTGCCTCAACTGATTTAACAATCTCTGCTTGAGCAGAAAAGAGTTTATCGTTTTGTAGTCGTAATTCGTGGGTAGCCTCTCGAACTTTTTTCTCCTGTATTTGTTGGTGCCCTTTGATTTGGTGGGCCATTTTATGAACACCGTTTGCAAGAATGGCAATCTCATCTTTTTTGCTGCTGATGGTACTGATTCTGGGAGGCGTGTAATTACCGTGGGTAATATGATTAACATCAGTTGTTAATTGAAGAATCGGTCGGGCAATAGTAGTACTGATGAATTTTGCTATAAACCCGATAATAATTAGTAGGAGCAAAGTGATGTAACAGGTGTTTAATAAAATATCTAGTTGGCGCTGTTGGATGGCGTTGTATGAGAAAGTGAGGGTTACATAACCAATAGTTTCGTCTGTTTCTGTAAGCCGACCAACCAATAAATCATCGAACTCATCAGCATGGCTTATGGGTTTAAGCTGGATGGATTGGACGATTTTTTTAGATGGTTTTGAAATCAACGTTGGTGTAGCGATTTCGCTGGTTGCGTACGCTAGAGTAGTGCCTCGTTTACTCGTTATGCTAATGGATATGAGGTCTGGTTCATTAATAGCGGCGCTAATGATGTTGTTCAGAGCGTCTAAATCACCAGAGAAGACACCATTAACACTGGATTCAGCGACTGAATTTGCTAAGTTCTCATTTGTTTTATGTAATAAATCATACATATCAGTTAAACGAGTAGAGGTCAGGTAAGTCGCGAGAATAACAGCGAGTGCGGCGGCGGGGATGACCCCTAAAAGTAGTAATTTATTTTTTAACTGGAACCTATCGAGTAGACTCATAAGTCA encodes the following:
- a CDS encoding DmsC/YnfH family molybdoenzyme membrane anchor subunit, with protein sequence MFEVRSDEPKYAFLWDKETKAKNLYGDSIELTSDEDDLHGVSLNINGDAALGENPNRYKQHGFYLNADNCIGCHACEAACSEKNDNPGHIAFRSVGYVEGGTYPEYQRLNISMACNHCDDPVCLKGCPTRAYTKYAEYGAVLQDPDICFGCGYCTWVCPYNAPQLDPVKGEVSKCNMCVDRLEVGLKPACVSACLGNALDFGVIENVPENRAECKTEIPGFPTTDITHPNIRFQQSRQNKREMTRTDSMPLKYHKDEEAGKYKPVVDEKHGLEKQWNWRALLMTHESSHVIFTLATQAILGAFLMLVLGHMTGSDAVLAIQSSSAYMPLLVVMTIVLTVGLYKLNMHLGKPHRFYRGFYNLRHSPVSREIAGVSLFYTSLLGFVFFSFFEVDIFIALFAILGVVSGPLGLFYMYKLYRIKARPFWDHWQTATSFVGTCFSLGALVIGLVVLVDGSLVDSFYTSLVVLLLVGLSLEAIGHIAHANDLQGGEGEGSASWYLQTTRFAWPYIISNVLLGVSIVATCFLIDSPSSVIGWGMLTVSLLATAVIRRSLFFALVIPTTMPGAFFWKNKGFEEHAKETGLANMQQVGVQYEQHRSFKLGELIETIKTTTAKEAIDQVKGIFDWKSVK
- a CDS encoding ATP-binding protein; translation: MSLLDRFQLKNKLLLLGVIPAAALAVILATYLTSTRLTDMYDLLHKTNENLANSVAESSVNGVFSGDLDALNNIISAAINEPDLISISITSKRGTTLAYATSEIATPTLISKPSKKIVQSIQLKPISHADEFDDLLVGRLTETDETIGYVTLTFSYNAIQQRQLDILLNTCYITLLLLIIIGFIAKFISTTIARPILQLTTDVNHITHGNYTPPRISTISSKKDEIAILANGVHKMAHQIKGHQQIQEKKVREATHELRLQNDKLFSAQAEIVKSVEAKSRFISHISHEIRTPLNGIIGFLEIIQKTELDNDQIKLVNASHLSSKNLHTIINEVLDFAQLEAGKIIINKSNFQLKKTIEDTLLLLSTQADQNGVTLDYQHDNNAPDFINQDCVKFGQILTNLIGNAIKFSQHSTVTILLKISPIKNNQLEISICDRGIGITEENIQQLFKEYSQLSNLTSGQGTGLGLVITKRIIDALHGTIDVKSKIGQGSTFTFTLPFTNVKDSYSIMSRPSSYIAPLPDLTAKKILVADDNEINRLLLSNLLERQHANVTCVNDGQQALDLANQQDFDLMLLDLRMPLKMGNEVLFEIRNKPTKPNYKTPAVAITAHITSGEEKAHHISSFDGYLIKPIDQVQFFTLIEQLLNEHDRETQPFVSSQKNSRSCLSNKPFDYDIAKASMNADPVFMLLMLEKFFSELAKQNDSVSKLVKQSSYKDAAEIVHKVHGSAAYCGTPLLKLSSKQLEISLRMGDMKDIPLAHKEFCLNIETLLGLADSVLNSLKKPLEKQGA